The following proteins come from a genomic window of Lolium rigidum isolate FL_2022 chromosome 5, APGP_CSIRO_Lrig_0.1, whole genome shotgun sequence:
- the LOC124656529 gene encoding protein FAR1-RELATED SEQUENCE 5-like, which yields MDAAVESMKNLYPTTESLDNNLSFTELLSLVAHEAESRKGWNESDVKTAEVDGTNNDKTFPRVLSAGQEMNMEFNFSSELPDESIDTCLFQDSSLLSGSVNGMVDIPKGNGTRSFSTFNNMDEDSVGMDVTSQNKDYNVGPIEESMRKYCEDKRTVMFKPEVGMEFSSTEEAYQFYNMYSWVAGFSIRLGDNYTNKKKERTMQEYLCQRQGTDNETKYSTTRCGCKAMMRVSVNDNSVWYVKKFVVEHNHDMVESCGEKKHLPSHRQIDKHTKEMIRHLRENNVSLTRVNLVMGSLFGSMENVPFSKKTLRTVCSRIAKEALVDDVQKTLESFREKNI from the exons ATGGATGCGGCGGTTGAATCGATGAAGAACTTGTACCCGACGACTGAATCATTGGACAACAACCTATCTTTCACTGAGCTTCTCAGCCTGGTTGCTCATGAAGCCGAGAGCAGGAAAGGGTG GAACGAATCAGATGTGAAAACTGCAGAGGTCGATGGTACCAATAACGACAAAACGTTTCCTCGGGTGCTAAGTGCAGGGCAAGAGATGAACAT GGAATTTAATTTCAGCTCAGAACTCCCTGATGAATCGATAGATACCTGCTTGTTCCAAGATAGTTCCTTGCTAAGCGGATCTGTGAATGGAATGGTAGATATACCCAAGGGGAATGGCACTAGAAGTTTCTCTACTTTCAACAATATGGATGAGGACAGTGTCGGAATGGATGTGACGTCCCAGAATAA GGACTACAATGTTGGTCCAATAGAGGAGTCGATGAGGAAATATTGCGAGGACAAAAGAACGGTCATGTTCAAGCCGGAGGTAGGAATGGAGTTTTCCTCGACAGAGGAAGCATACCAATTCTACAACATGTATTCGTGGGTAGCCGGTTTTAGCATAAGACTAGGAGACAACTACACGAATAAGAAGAAAGAAAGGACAATGCAGGAGTACCTTTGTCAGCGGCAG GGTACTGACAACGAGACAAAGTACTCTACAACAAGGTGTGGATGCAAGGCAATGATGAGGGTTTCTGTCAATGATAATTCTGTCTGGTATGTTAAGAAATTTGTAGTTGAGCACAACCATGATATGGTAGAAAGCTGTGGAGAGAAAAAGCACCTTCCTTCACATAGACAAATTGATAAGCACACTAAGGAGATGATCAGGCATTTAAGAGAGAACAATGTAAGCCTTACTAGAGTAAATTTAGTCATGGGTAGTTTGTTTGGATCAATGGAGAATGTGCCTTTCAGTAAGAAGACACTCCGAACGGTATGTTCTAGAATAGCAAAAGAAGCTTTGGTTGATGATGTTCAGAAAACTCTAGAATCATTTAGGGAAAAAAATATCTAG